In Methanosphaera sp., a single window of DNA contains:
- a CDS encoding DUF128 domain-containing protein, whose amino-acid sequence MKMMEILRILYSKNEILGAKVISEELEKRGYSLGERAVRYHMHILDEKELTQKVGYKGRKITKKGIEELKEGLIYDQVDFTFSRFQEKMYNVSINPLTGKGSVIVNMSSIDDHEAMQSTLNEVLEKGLAVSDRYNIVEHNEKKYIETVCGTTIDGVFQQKGIITKPICGGLLKVEDNTPISFIEQISYTKTSLTPLEAFTGEDTTSVLDVMNSGTGIIPANFRIIPAVMKDKATSILRQLEKIGIGGVISIGDVGKPVLGIPVRDQMIGIVVIGGVTPLCAAQEEGYDLDVKVADSYANYESMQSSNIYNTKLPFNEINPDISMEVEFLMNKIYNLISNVSFDPETQQGDVLANTSYIDKKYVDDAIEIMNSVYKNKPEFCVGNRYALVDVPNSDKVGIATICSLTLDGILTNFGINSIPKYSGVLDIYGNNKRFIELISYQGSSLDPHEIFIKKNMQNVTDAIDDNGKILASVHTVPYIAREKTVSIFEELESTGLDALCIGKPNEYTYNARIEKYNFGYVLSGGLNPVVAIKENGIPVEVKTLESIMNYNEFEEL is encoded by the coding sequence GAACTTGAAAAAAGAGGATATTCACTAGGAGAAAGAGCTGTAAGATACCATATGCATATCTTAGATGAAAAAGAACTTACCCAAAAAGTAGGATATAAAGGACGTAAAATAACAAAAAAAGGAATTGAAGAACTAAAAGAAGGATTAATCTATGACCAAGTAGATTTTACATTTTCAAGATTTCAAGAGAAAATGTATAATGTATCAATTAATCCACTAACAGGAAAAGGTTCTGTAATTGTAAATATGTCATCAATAGATGATCATGAAGCAATGCAATCAACACTAAATGAAGTCCTAGAAAAGGGATTAGCAGTAAGTGACAGATACAACATAGTAGAACATAATGAAAAAAAATACATAGAAACAGTATGTGGTACAACAATAGATGGAGTATTCCAACAAAAAGGTATTATAACAAAGCCAATATGTGGAGGACTTCTGAAAGTTGAAGATAACACACCAATATCATTTATTGAACAAATATCATATACAAAAACATCACTAACACCACTTGAAGCATTTACAGGAGAAGATACAACATCAGTACTTGATGTAATGAATTCAGGAACAGGAATTATACCTGCAAACTTCAGAATAATACCAGCCGTTATGAAAGATAAGGCAACATCAATTCTCCGGCAACTTGAAAAGATAGGAATTGGTGGAGTAATAAGTATTGGAGATGTTGGAAAACCAGTACTTGGAATACCTGTTCGTGATCAAATGATAGGAATTGTAGTTATTGGAGGTGTTACACCACTATGTGCTGCACAAGAGGAAGGATATGATCTTGATGTGAAAGTTGCAGATTCCTATGCAAATTATGAATCTATGCAATCATCAAATATCTACAATACAAAACTTCCATTTAATGAAATAAATCCTGACATATCAATGGAAGTAGAATTTTTAATGAACAAGATTTATAATTTAATATCTAATGTTTCATTTGATCCTGAAACTCAACAAGGAGATGTTCTTGCAAATACATCATATATTGATAAAAAATATGTTGATGATGCAATTGAAATTATGAATAGTGTTTATAAAAATAAGCCTGAATTTTGTGTTGGAAACAGATATGCTCTAGTTGATGTGCCAAATTCAGATAAAGTTGGTATTGCTACAATTTGTAGTCTTACACTTGATGGAATTCTTACAAACTTTGGTATAAATTCCATACCTAAATATAGTGGTGTTCTAGATATTTATGGTAATAATAAGAGATTTATTGAATTAATATCATATCAGGGTTCATCTCTTGATCCTCATGAAATATTCATTAAAAAGAATATGCAAAATGTTACAGATGCAATTGATGATAATGGTAAAATTCTTGCAAGTGTTCATACAGTACCATATATTGCACGTGAAAAAACCGTATCAATATTTGAAGAACTTGAAAGTACAGGACTTGATGCTCTTTGTATTGGAAAACCTAATGAATACACATACAATGCAAGAATTGAAAAGTATAACTTTGGATATGTCTTATCTGGAGGATTAAATCCTGTTGTTGCAATAAAAGAAAATGGTATACCTGTTGAAGTTAAAACTCTTGAAAGTATTATGAATTATAATGAATTTGAAGAATTATAA
- a CDS encoding 4Fe-4S binding protein, whose product MVVTIYKDRCNGIEKCPGNGVCIMVCALDAIDDVNGYPVINEAACTSCELCIRNCPNEALTL is encoded by the coding sequence ATGGTTGTAACAATTTACAAAGATAGATGTAATGGAATAGAAAAATGTCCTGGAAATGGAGTGTGCATAATGGTTTGTGCACTAGATGCTATAGATGATGTTAATGGATATCCTGTAATTAATGAGGCAGCATGTACTTCATGTGAATTATGTATAAGAAACTGCCCAAATGAAGCATTAACATTATAA
- the hxlB gene encoding 6-phospho-3-hexuloisomerase, producing the protein MIFDDALNDIIENVNKTTHGVKDEDVTQMTQMIREVENIFVMGLGRSGLVAKAFAMRLMHLGLSVAVVGETTTPAIGPNDCLIAISGSGETSHILSAVATSKDIGSKIIAITSYTNSSLANEADIIIQLKGRTKIDEDNNYTSRQISGLHSTLSPMGTIFEISSLIFLDSIIAQLMEDLHQTEKDLKARHTVLE; encoded by the coding sequence ATGATTTTTGATGATGCATTAAATGACATAATAGAAAATGTAAACAAAACAACACACGGTGTTAAAGATGAAGATGTCACACAAATGACACAAATGATTAGAGAAGTTGAAAATATATTTGTTATGGGATTAGGTCGTTCAGGACTTGTAGCAAAAGCATTTGCTATGCGTTTAATGCACCTTGGATTAAGTGTTGCTGTAGTAGGGGAAACAACAACACCAGCAATAGGACCAAATGATTGTCTTATTGCAATATCAGGATCAGGAGAAACAAGTCACATACTTAGTGCTGTGGCAACATCAAAAGATATAGGATCAAAAATAATAGCAATCACATCCTATACTAATAGTTCTCTTGCAAATGAAGCAGATATCATAATTCAACTTAAAGGAAGAACAAAAATAGATGAAGATAACAACTACACATCCCGTCAAATAAGTGGACTTCACAGCACACTCTCACCAATGGGAACAATATTTGAAATTAGTAGTTTAATCTTCCTTGATTCAATAATTGCACAGCTTATGGAAGATTTACATCAAACAGAAAAAGATCTTAAAGCAAGACATACTGTGCTTGAATAA
- a CDS encoding DUF2097 domain-containing protein: protein MADEVILEECEVIDYIDHNFREGALIEITYNRVFIPGKLLYFEYDDGDLILTLQLQGELLSQVVDININNILDDIIEICYTYDDNETILVIK from the coding sequence TTGGCAGATGAAGTTATATTAGAAGAATGTGAAGTTATAGACTATATTGATCATAATTTCAGGGAAGGAGCACTTATTGAAATAACATATAATCGTGTTTTTATTCCTGGAAAACTATTATATTTTGAATATGATGATGGTGATCTTATTTTAACATTACAACTTCAAGGTGAACTTCTAAGTCAAGTTGTTGATATTAATATTAACAATATACTAGATGATATCATTGAAATATGTTATACATATGATGATAATGAAACAATTCTAGTTATAAAATAA
- a CDS encoding formylmethanofuran dehydrogenase subunit C, which produces MKIITLSMIKYSQIPLEFDNVLPELLYDKTLKEIGDVIVYRGNSQCALSEYFDVAVEGECNCASDCKIIMNGNLERVKYIGLNMSEGMIEVNSGVDLHLGAQMSGGHIIVNGDAESYVGREMKGGLIEVNGSTKEFCGASYMGEWRGMSGGKIIINGDVGEQLAECMSSGEIYVKGNCGKLLAIHMMGGYVQIDGDVDRWPAGQMKKGTVVINGSVGEILEGFTKKETVANPLINGKYHIGSYTLYVGDVTVRGKAQLWIKN; this is translated from the coding sequence ATGAAAATTATAACATTATCTATGATAAAGTATTCCCAAATTCCACTAGAATTTGATAATGTTCTACCAGAGCTATTATATGATAAAACACTCAAAGAAATAGGGGATGTAATTGTTTATCGTGGAAATTCGCAGTGTGCTCTTAGTGAATACTTTGATGTTGCAGTTGAAGGTGAATGTAATTGTGCATCTGATTGTAAAATCATAATGAATGGAAATCTTGAACGTGTAAAATACATAGGACTTAACATGTCAGAAGGTATGATTGAGGTAAATAGTGGTGTAGATTTACATCTTGGAGCACAAATGAGTGGTGGACATATCATAGTAAATGGTGATGCTGAAAGCTATGTTGGACGTGAAATGAAAGGTGGACTTATTGAAGTTAATGGTAGCACTAAAGAGTTCTGTGGTGCATCCTATATGGGTGAATGGAGAGGAATGTCTGGTGGAAAAATTATCATTAATGGAGATGTTGGAGAGCAACTTGCTGAATGTATGTCATCTGGTGAAATCTATGTAAAAGGTAATTGTGGAAAGCTTCTTGCAATACACATGATGGGTGGATATGTTCAAATTGATGGTGATGTTGACAGATGGCCTGCAGGACAGATGAAAAAAGGTACTGTTGTAATTAATGGATCTGTTGGTGAAATTCTTGAAGGATTTACTAAAAAAGAGACAGTTGCAAATCCACTAATTAATGGTAAATATCACATTGGATCATACACTCTCTATGTGGGTGATGTAACAGTACGAGGAAAAGCACAACTTTGGATTAAAAACTAG
- a CDS encoding formylmethanofuran dehydrogenase subunit A, translated as MMEYTLKNGIVFDPANNINGDMMDIHVRDGFIVEDVTSSAKTIDVTGKLVMPGGVDAHSHIAGPKLSVGRIYRPEDIRRGIKPPVKGKVQGFEAGFSLPTCPTIGYRYTKMGYTTVTEAAVPPLEAKHAHEEINSIPNLDIPTLTLFGNNWFMLKFVKENNIEDLTLFISKWLKLAKGYGVKIVNPCGSEAWGWGRNVHGIDDPEDNWNVTGREVIRALCMANENLALPHSIHVHTNDLGHPGNYETTLKTFDCIKDIKKNPNVERNQVMHSTHLQFHAYDGTNWRDVTSAADKIIDYINKHDHVTGDIGQVTFDETTTMTADAPMEYDLYKLTGLKWANKDIEVETASGLIPTIYSSRSPVGAFQWAVGLEFLYGIKDPWKIVLTTDSPNGGPFIRYPKIISWLMSNEKLNDMLDNEVHSWATRRTTLAEYDREYSWNEIATITRASPAKILGLTDRGHLGVGAKADISVYDIDVNDFDATRKCNSPIVEEKLLNSLYTIKDGEILVKDGEITKLVGSRHVWTNVCGLEDKEEELINRIKPDFNRFYTIKYENYGVSDHYLECENRVDVKPGCDI; from the coding sequence ATTATGGAATATACTTTAAAAAATGGTATAGTATTTGATCCAGCAAATAATATCAATGGAGATATGATGGACATCCATGTGCGTGATGGATTTATAGTAGAGGATGTCACATCATCTGCAAAAACAATAGATGTAACAGGAAAACTTGTTATGCCAGGTGGTGTTGATGCACACTCACACATTGCAGGTCCAAAGTTATCAGTTGGAAGAATTTATCGTCCAGAAGATATAAGACGTGGAATAAAACCACCTGTTAAGGGAAAAGTTCAAGGATTTGAGGCAGGATTTTCACTACCAACATGTCCAACAATAGGATACAGATACACAAAGATGGGATATACAACAGTTACAGAGGCAGCTGTTCCACCACTTGAGGCAAAACATGCACATGAGGAAATTAACAGTATTCCAAATCTTGATATTCCAACATTAACACTCTTTGGTAACAACTGGTTTATGCTTAAGTTTGTAAAAGAAAACAATATTGAAGATCTTACACTTTTCATATCAAAATGGCTTAAACTTGCAAAAGGATACGGTGTAAAGATTGTAAATCCATGTGGAAGTGAAGCATGGGGATGGGGACGTAATGTTCATGGAATAGATGATCCTGAAGATAACTGGAATGTAACAGGACGTGAAGTTATACGTGCTCTTTGTATGGCTAATGAAAATCTTGCACTTCCACATTCAATACATGTTCATACAAACGATCTTGGACATCCAGGAAATTATGAAACAACACTTAAGACATTTGATTGTATAAAAGATATTAAGAAAAATCCAAATGTTGAAAGAAACCAGGTAATGCATTCAACACACCTTCAATTCCATGCATATGATGGAACAAACTGGCGTGATGTAACATCTGCTGCTGATAAAATTATTGATTATATAAATAAACATGATCATGTTACAGGTGATATTGGACAGGTAACATTTGATGAAACAACAACAATGACAGCAGATGCACCTATGGAGTATGACTTATATAAACTCACAGGTCTTAAATGGGCAAATAAGGATATTGAAGTTGAAACAGCATCAGGTCTTATACCAACAATATATTCAAGTAGATCTCCTGTTGGAGCATTCCAGTGGGCTGTAGGTCTTGAATTCCTATATGGTATTAAAGATCCATGGAAGATTGTTCTTACAACAGATTCACCTAATGGTGGACCATTTATACGTTATCCAAAAATTATATCCTGGCTTATGAGTAATGAAAAACTTAATGACATGCTTGATAATGAAGTTCACAGCTGGGCTACAAGACGAACAACACTTGCAGAGTATGACCGTGAATATTCATGGAATGAAATTGCAACAATTACACGTGCATCACCTGCTAAGATTTTAGGTCTTACTGATCGTGGACATCTTGGTGTTGGTGCTAAAGCTGATATATCAGTATATGATATTGATGTAAATGATTTTGATGCAACACGTAAATGTAATTCACCAATTGTTGAGGAAAAACTCCTAAATAGTCTTTATACTATTAAAGATGGTGAAATTCTTGTAAAGGATGGTGAAATTACAAAACTTGTTGGTAGTAGACATGTATGGACTAATGTATGTGGACTTGAAGATAAAGAAGAAGAATTAATTAATAGAATAAAACCTGACTTTAATAGATTCTATACAATAAAATATGAAAACTATGGAGTTTCAGATCATTATCTTGAATGTGAAAATAGAGTAGATGTAAAACCTGGATGTGATATTTAA
- a CDS encoding formylmethanofuran dehydrogenase subunit B has translation MIQKPVEDYDEEIRNCSCSYCGNNCDDITYLLKDKKIVAVRHACRLGASKIINDEDQRLLNPMIRNEEGILKEVSWDEALNKAASLLKESVRPLFYGWGETSVEAIKCGIKVAQKTGAVMDNQSTICHGASIQAFQNIGHPVMTLGEVKNRSDVIIYFGTNPMDDHPRHLSRYSAFPKGFFRENGRDDRTIITIDPKYTNTAKVSDRVISYAMGEDYAFLNALRVAIQSKEIKSEEIAGIKREEIYELAEIMKNAENGALFFGLGLTQSEMKRNIDILIQIVEDLNAYSKWSMLPMRGFFNVNGFNIAMTTETGYPYGVDFARGYPRYMIGETTTIDLLNRREVDFFAAIAADPVIQFPGHSIKHLANIPTVQIDTHWGPYTEIADVVLPSTRVGVETAGTGYRMDSVPIYMKKVIEKPENCHSDEWILTKLYEKLQQDEDGN, from the coding sequence ATGATACAAAAACCAGTAGAAGATTATGATGAAGAAATAAGAAACTGTTCATGTTCATACTGTGGAAATAACTGTGATGATATAACATATCTTCTAAAAGATAAAAAAATTGTAGCAGTAAGACATGCATGTCGTTTAGGTGCAAGTAAAATAATAAATGATGAAGATCAAAGACTACTAAATCCAATGATACGAAATGAGGAAGGAATACTCAAGGAAGTAAGCTGGGATGAAGCACTAAATAAGGCAGCATCACTACTAAAGGAAAGTGTAAGACCACTATTTTATGGATGGGGTGAAACATCAGTTGAAGCAATAAAATGTGGAATAAAAGTTGCACAAAAAACAGGAGCAGTAATGGATAACCAGTCAACAATATGTCATGGAGCATCAATACAGGCATTTCAAAACATTGGACATCCTGTAATGACACTAGGTGAGGTAAAAAATCGTTCAGATGTAATAATATACTTTGGAACAAATCCAATGGATGATCATCCAAGACACCTGTCACGCTACAGTGCATTTCCAAAAGGATTTTTCAGAGAAAATGGACGTGATGATAGAACAATCATAACAATAGATCCAAAATATACAAACACAGCAAAAGTATCAGATCGTGTAATAAGCTACGCAATGGGAGAAGATTATGCATTCCTAAATGCACTTCGTGTAGCAATACAATCAAAAGAAATCAAATCTGAAGAAATTGCCGGAATAAAACGTGAAGAAATCTATGAACTAGCTGAAATTATGAAAAATGCAGAAAATGGAGCACTGTTCTTTGGACTTGGACTTACACAATCTGAGATGAAACGTAACATAGATATACTTATCCAAATAGTAGAAGATCTTAATGCATACTCTAAATGGTCAATGCTTCCAATGCGTGGATTTTTCAATGTTAATGGATTTAACATAGCAATGACAACAGAAACAGGATATCCATATGGAGTAGACTTTGCACGAGGATATCCAAGATATATGATAGGAGAGACAACAACAATCGATCTTCTAAACCGTCGTGAAGTAGACTTCTTTGCAGCAATTGCAGCAGATCCTGTAATACAATTCCCAGGACATTCAATAAAACACCTAGCTAATATTCCAACAGTACAGATAGATACACACTGGGGACCATATACAGAAATTGCAGATGTAGTACTTCCAAGTACAAGAGTAGGTGTTGAAACTGCAGGAACAGGATATCGTATGGATTCAGTACCAATATATATGAAAAAGGTAATTGAAAAGCCAGAAAATTGTCATTCAGATGAATGGATTTTAACAAAATTATATGAAAAACTACAACAAGATGAGGATGGTAATTAA